The proteins below come from a single Spirochaetia bacterium 38H-sp genomic window:
- a CDS encoding adenylate/guanylate cyclase domain-containing protein: protein MSKTNTADITDEVVRVSSIISSSKNIKEATIKLVDHSADISGADSAAFYLLDNNRYTLSASAGNKNLPAIFEDTDSLDFLREIQDYIYQSDRENAFLPGLFISESAKSTLAIPLWEKSDIIGILILLSCKENHFKKKDARFISAITKIAGGTIINTRLITKIRDYAREVTELKNYQQSIFSSISNLLITLDRYGNITYINKQTEETLGISKEFIGADFFSIFSDMLSKKVTDKIRENLESGSIIPGIEGILKTQKDSEIDFSLTISPLYIRKNKTDGIVLIFTDQSREKELREKIDIVTEERRKIKDMFSRYLSHEVVQKLIEAPHSIQLGGEKKIATIFFADIRGYTSFSENKSPEYILDILNQYFQHVVEIIIAKRGFIDKFIGDCVMAAWGVPLQSEKQDAIDAVACAIDIQKMIRSPNRPFFKGEAKNLKIGIGIHSGPLVAGNIGSSSYMNYTVIGDTVNIASRIEAISGPDEIIITEETKKLLEDSFKLQKLNPVTVKGKTKPIPVYKVIY from the coding sequence ATGTCAAAAACAAACACAGCAGATATAACAGATGAAGTTGTCCGTGTAAGTTCCATAATAAGCTCATCAAAAAACATAAAAGAAGCTACAATAAAACTGGTAGACCATAGTGCAGACATCAGCGGAGCAGACTCCGCTGCATTTTATCTGCTGGATAATAACCGATATACACTCTCTGCCTCGGCCGGCAATAAGAATCTTCCTGCAATATTTGAAGATACGGATTCACTCGATTTTCTAAGGGAGATACAAGATTACATATATCAGTCGGATAGAGAAAACGCCTTTCTTCCAGGATTATTTATATCCGAGTCAGCAAAAAGCACGCTAGCCATTCCTCTATGGGAAAAAAGCGATATAATCGGAATATTGATTCTTCTTTCCTGCAAAGAAAACCATTTCAAAAAAAAAGATGCGCGATTTATATCGGCCATAACAAAAATAGCAGGCGGAACAATAATCAACACAAGACTGATAACAAAAATCAGAGACTATGCAAGAGAAGTAACAGAGTTAAAAAACTATCAGCAATCCATTTTCTCATCCATAAGTAACCTGCTTATAACCTTGGACAGATACGGCAACATAACATATATAAACAAGCAGACAGAAGAAACACTGGGAATATCAAAAGAGTTTATAGGGGCTGATTTTTTTTCTATATTCTCCGACATGTTAAGTAAGAAAGTAACAGATAAAATAAGAGAAAATCTAGAATCAGGATCAATAATCCCCGGCATAGAAGGCATATTAAAAACCCAAAAAGACTCAGAAATAGATTTTTCACTGACTATATCCCCACTTTACATAAGAAAAAATAAAACAGATGGAATCGTTCTTATCTTTACCGACCAGAGCAGAGAAAAAGAGCTAAGAGAAAAGATAGACATAGTAACAGAAGAGAGAAGAAAAATAAAAGATATGTTTTCAAGATATTTATCTCATGAAGTCGTACAAAAACTAATAGAAGCGCCTCACAGTATACAGCTGGGTGGAGAAAAAAAGATTGCTACAATATTTTTTGCTGATATAAGAGGATACACATCTTTCTCAGAAAACAAAAGCCCAGAATATATACTAGATATCTTAAACCAGTATTTTCAGCACGTAGTAGAAATAATCATTGCAAAACGAGGTTTCATAGACAAGTTTATAGGCGACTGCGTTATGGCAGCCTGGGGGGTACCCCTGCAATCCGAAAAACAGGATGCAATAGATGCCGTAGCATGCGCAATAGACATACAAAAAATGATACGCTCTCCCAACAGACCTTTTTTTAAAGGAGAAGCAAAAAATCTAAAGATAGGTATAGGAATACACTCCGGTCCACTTGTGGCAGGCAACATAGGAAGTTCAAGCTATATGAACTACACGGTTATAGGAGACACCGTAAACATAGCATCACGGATAGAAGCAATATCAGGCCCGGATGAAATCATAATAACAGAAGAAACAAAAAAGCTGCTGGAAGATAGCTTTAAACTGCAAAAACTCAACCCTGTCACAGTAAAAGGAAAAACAAAGCCAATACCAGTATACAAAGTAATCTATTGA
- a CDS encoding HEAT repeat domain-containing protein, whose amino-acid sequence MGKIWQISQTTSLIIIATITVILILTVTLLIIIRNKKQKQYFINIVEEFSSTADLLREKIVEKFSPSNLIRLLPLIEELAEEKALPLITLSGMDSFLYRKLISGGNYKTFDLVRRHAVETSMYACFYYALKNPKMIEHLFSHPDYSDIEIMRFIALTWDRTPFDTKKAFYLLQDRINLITELTADQQSQCRLFASSILVNSPEERITRLLLQMVEDPDYNVRKIIISNLPSNILKEKIESILAEDPSCEVREEAWKKLTKEEREAFLDKNITDQHALHILRLLNPTDKNHQEFALRCLKSPNEELAFYAAHFLCKQPGSILDYIFIKADSRDRDGFKEAETILTKAAGYQATAFLNSVARIENTDTILLALKILREKGEKKHILTITRKLIAASVWEKNPRTYRELIKTILARRDEISLLHIKKFLKSNKNNHQLINATLELLDKNTVNLVSDLLSELFLDPKYKKRKKLEELLSMEEKSILLPLLLETIEDKGKPLILKKSAIRVLALQKLPYCIGLLLEELPTLSQEEAVELTNILSQYPEEAIAPEIETYINTYDARMVSTLIAALPVEYKKKYNKKIEEKMSSPDPMVRIAAAYSIAEIADNKQLQNMETLLHDPDIAVRANVARILAERGNKKIYNKLSQILQSDDEFSEVKHSILEGLGKSNNPDKIPLLMDITESTPELEKYITRTLTNRMSPECIKALAEELKNRKERTREVIKQAFKAQGELAENNLLELLKQDIGGIKPIINQLLEDTGLIDIYINRLNNRNNDIRKEAAKLLSKIGTEHALRGLVLAAADPEEDIRIITIKAIAGLEGKNGKDILDRLLSDPNKKVRKYTRWALERKKLENKA is encoded by the coding sequence ATGGGAAAAATATGGCAGATATCACAGACAACTAGTCTGATTATTATTGCAACAATAACTGTAATCCTTATTCTTACAGTAACACTGCTCATAATAATAAGAAACAAAAAACAGAAACAATATTTTATAAATATAGTAGAAGAATTCTCTAGCACCGCCGATCTACTAAGAGAAAAAATAGTAGAGAAATTCTCACCTTCAAACCTTATAAGACTTCTACCACTCATAGAAGAACTTGCAGAGGAGAAAGCTCTTCCCCTTATTACCCTATCAGGCATGGATTCTTTTTTATATAGAAAACTGATTTCCGGAGGGAATTACAAGACATTTGACCTGGTAAGAAGACATGCCGTAGAGACATCCATGTATGCATGCTTCTACTATGCACTAAAAAATCCTAAGATGATAGAACATCTCTTTTCTCATCCCGATTATTCTGACATAGAAATCATGCGGTTTATAGCACTCACATGGGACAGAACCCCATTTGATACAAAAAAAGCATTCTACCTTCTTCAAGACAGAATAAACCTAATAACAGAGCTTACGGCAGACCAGCAATCACAATGCCGCTTGTTTGCAAGCAGCATACTTGTAAACTCGCCGGAAGAGAGAATAACAAGACTACTACTGCAAATGGTAGAAGATCCTGATTACAATGTGAGAAAAATAATAATAAGTAACTTGCCATCAAATATTCTTAAAGAAAAGATTGAGAGTATCCTAGCAGAAGACCCATCCTGCGAGGTAAGAGAAGAAGCATGGAAAAAACTTACCAAAGAAGAAAGAGAAGCCTTTCTCGACAAAAACATTACAGATCAACACGCCTTACATATACTCAGGCTTCTAAACCCCACAGATAAGAATCATCAGGAATTCGCTCTAAGATGTCTCAAAAGCCCTAACGAAGAGCTTGCATTTTATGCCGCTCATTTTCTATGCAAACAACCGGGAAGCATTTTGGATTATATATTTATAAAAGCGGATTCTAGAGACAGAGATGGATTTAAAGAAGCAGAGACCATTCTTACAAAGGCTGCAGGTTACCAGGCAACCGCATTTTTAAACAGTGTAGCAAGAATAGAAAATACAGATACAATACTCCTCGCACTAAAAATACTAAGAGAAAAGGGAGAAAAAAAACATATTCTTACTATTACAAGGAAACTCATAGCAGCCTCTGTCTGGGAGAAAAATCCCAGAACATACAGAGAACTAATAAAAACCATTCTCGCAAGAAGAGACGAAATCTCTCTTTTGCATATAAAAAAGTTCTTAAAATCCAACAAAAATAACCATCAACTTATCAACGCAACACTGGAACTATTGGATAAAAATACAGTAAACCTCGTATCCGATTTACTCTCAGAACTTTTCCTGGACCCAAAATATAAAAAAAGAAAAAAACTGGAAGAACTTCTTTCCATGGAAGAAAAAAGCATACTACTACCACTACTGCTGGAAACAATAGAGGACAAGGGAAAACCTCTCATACTCAAGAAATCCGCCATAAGAGTACTTGCACTACAAAAATTACCTTACTGTATCGGGCTGTTATTGGAAGAATTACCCACTCTCTCCCAAGAAGAAGCTGTAGAGCTTACTAACATACTCTCTCAATACCCAGAAGAGGCAATAGCCCCTGAAATAGAAACCTATATAAATACATATGATGCTAGGATGGTTTCCACACTTATTGCCGCACTTCCAGTAGAATACAAGAAAAAATACAACAAAAAAATAGAAGAAAAAATGAGCTCACCTGACCCTATGGTTAGAATTGCAGCAGCATATAGCATAGCAGAAATAGCAGACAATAAGCAACTTCAAAACATGGAAACATTACTCCATGACCCTGACATTGCAGTGAGAGCAAATGTTGCCAGAATCCTGGCAGAAAGAGGCAATAAAAAAATATACAATAAATTGAGCCAGATATTACAATCTGACGATGAGTTCTCAGAGGTAAAACATTCTATTCTAGAAGGTTTAGGGAAAAGCAATAATCCGGATAAAATCCCGCTTCTAATGGATATAACAGAAAGCACCCCAGAACTAGAAAAATACATAACAAGAACACTGACTAATAGAATGAGTCCAGAATGCATAAAAGCACTTGCAGAAGAATTGAAAAACAGAAAAGAAAGAACAAGAGAAGTGATAAAACAGGCCTTCAAAGCACAAGGAGAACTTGCTGAGAACAACCTTCTTGAGCTATTAAAACAAGATATAGGCGGAATAAAACCCATAATAAATCAGCTTCTAGAAGATACAGGACTCATAGATATATATATAAACAGATTAAATAACAGAAACAATGATATAAGAAAGGAAGCTGCAAAACTGCTCTCAAAAATAGGAACAGAGCATGCCCTAAGGGGGCTTGTACTTGCTGCCGCAGATCCCGAAGAAGATATCCGTATAATTACAATAAAAGCAATAGCAGGATTAGAAGGCAAAAACGGCAAGGATATTCTCGATCGTCTCTTGTCAGATCCCAACAAAAAAGTGAGAAAATATACAAGGTGGGCACTGGAGCGAAAAAAATTGGAAAACAAAGCATAA
- a CDS encoding TrkH family potassium uptake protein has protein sequence MIHIRSIIRILGFLWLILAAFMLIPFAISCFEKADTFYAFFTTILIMLLTGLASIVLTKKKETLKMNTKDGFIFVTFAWISASAFGALPFVISYSIPSYTDAFFETMSGFTTTGASILTEIEGFPHSILFWRSLTHWLGGMGIVVLAVALLPLLGIGGAQLFKAESPGPTLDKIAPSIKDTAKILWKIYLFFTLAETVLLLFGGMNLFDALTHTFGTLATGGFSPKNSSVGAYNSAYIDVVITVFMVLAGFNFGLYYYVLLRKPGKILQNSEARAYISIFVVSTLIVAFSIKPLYGTFLNALRYAGFQNASILTTTGYATADFDKWPTLAKGVLFFLMFIGGCSGSTGGGIKVIRIITLAKQAITEIKYLIFPYGVFKVKINKEPVRKDFILTVTGFFFLYIFILLGVTLVIAGGGHDLLTAFSGALVTVGNIGPGFAKIGPTQNYSFFSPLIKWVLSFAMMAGRLEIYTVLVLFHPRFWRS, from the coding sequence GTGATACACATAAGAAGCATAATAAGAATACTTGGTTTTTTGTGGCTCATACTTGCAGCATTTATGCTTATTCCATTTGCTATTTCCTGCTTTGAAAAGGCAGATACGTTCTATGCTTTTTTTACAACCATATTGATAATGCTACTTACAGGACTTGCTTCTATTGTACTCACAAAGAAAAAAGAAACTCTCAAAATGAACACAAAGGACGGTTTCATATTTGTTACTTTTGCATGGATAAGTGCATCTGCGTTTGGCGCATTACCTTTTGTAATTTCTTATTCAATACCATCTTATACGGATGCATTCTTTGAAACAATGTCAGGATTTACCACAACAGGAGCATCCATACTCACAGAGATAGAAGGATTTCCACACTCCATACTGTTTTGGCGTTCTCTAACTCACTGGCTTGGCGGTATGGGTATAGTTGTTCTTGCAGTGGCACTTCTGCCTCTTTTGGGAATAGGGGGCGCTCAGCTTTTTAAGGCAGAATCTCCAGGTCCCACGCTGGATAAGATTGCACCAAGCATAAAAGATACTGCAAAAATACTCTGGAAAATATATCTGTTTTTTACCTTAGCAGAGACTGTTCTTCTGCTTTTTGGCGGTATGAATCTTTTTGATGCACTTACCCATACCTTTGGCACACTAGCGACAGGAGGTTTTTCTCCAAAAAACAGCAGTGTTGGAGCATATAATTCCGCTTACATAGATGTTGTGATAACCGTCTTTATGGTTTTGGCAGGCTTTAACTTTGGACTTTATTATTATGTGCTTCTCAGAAAGCCAGGCAAAATTCTGCAAAACTCGGAAGCAAGGGCTTATATATCTATATTTGTAGTCTCAACGTTAATTGTAGCCTTTTCTATCAAGCCACTCTACGGCACATTTCTAAATGCTCTGAGATATGCAGGGTTTCAGAATGCATCCATACTCACTACAACAGGTTATGCTACAGCAGACTTTGACAAATGGCCGACACTTGCAAAAGGCGTATTGTTTTTTCTTATGTTCATAGGGGGCTGCTCTGGGTCCACTGGAGGCGGCATTAAGGTTATAAGAATAATAACACTGGCAAAACAGGCTATAACAGAAATAAAATACCTTATCTTTCCTTACGGTGTCTTTAAAGTAAAAATCAACAAAGAACCTGTAAGAAAGGATTTTATACTAACCGTAACAGGTTTCTTCTTTTTATATATCTTTATTCTACTTGGAGTAACGCTTGTAATTGCAGGCGGAGGACATGACCTTTTGACAGCATTTTCCGGCGCTCTTGTCACAGTAGGAAATATAGGTCCGGGTTTTGCAAAGATTGGCCCCACTCAGAACTACTCGTTTTTTTCTCCCTTGATAAAATGGGTGCTTTCCTTTGCTATGATGGCGGGAAGGCTGGAGATCTATACTGTTCTTGTTCTTTTTCATCCGCGATTCTGGCGCTCCTAG
- the ilvD gene encoding dihydroxy-acid dehydratase gives MAESPKIPLRSSTTTSGRLMAGARSLWRANGMKEEMIGKPVIAIANSFTQFVPGHVHLHEIGQKVKALIEKHGFFAAEFNTIAIDDGIAMGHDGMLYSLPSREVIADSVEYMVNAHKADALVCISNCDKITPGMLMAAMRLNIPAIFVSGGPMEAGIYNDKKYDLVDAMVMGADESIADEDMFNIERLACPTCGSCSGMFTANSMNCLNEALGLALPGNGTIVATHKNRERLFEKAAERICEMVEAYYYNGDNSVLPRSIATREAFLNAIALDIAMGGSTNTVLHTLAIANEGDVDFTLKDIEELSRKIPCICKVAPNSHYHIEDVNRAGGILGILGELDRKGLINTSVKRADGLTLREAIDKYDIMRPTVTDEAKKLYASAALGKPSLKMGSQEAYYKELDTDRIKGCIRDVEHAYYPDGGLAILYGNIARRGCVVKTAGVDESIFKFKGPAKVFESQEEACEGILNPERVKAGDVVVIRYEGPKGGPGMQEMLYPTSYIKSRHLGKECALITDGRFSGGTSGLSIGHISPEAAAGGELALVEDGDIIEIDIPARSINVLLSDEELAARKKKQESRESPYTPLKRKREVSRALKTYALLATSADTGAVRRLPDEK, from the coding sequence ATGGCTGAGTCTCCAAAGATTCCTTTGAGGAGCAGTACGACTACTTCTGGCAGGCTTATGGCTGGTGCAAGAAGTCTATGGCGTGCCAATGGTATGAAGGAAGAGATGATTGGCAAGCCTGTTATTGCTATTGCCAATTCTTTTACGCAGTTTGTCCCAGGACATGTGCATCTGCATGAGATTGGCCAGAAGGTCAAGGCTCTTATAGAGAAACATGGTTTTTTTGCTGCGGAGTTTAATACCATTGCTATAGATGACGGGATTGCCATGGGGCATGATGGGATGCTGTACTCCCTGCCATCTCGTGAGGTTATTGCCGATAGTGTCGAGTATATGGTCAATGCGCATAAGGCGGATGCTCTTGTGTGTATAAGTAACTGCGATAAGATTACTCCTGGTATGCTTATGGCTGCTATGAGGCTCAATATTCCTGCTATCTTTGTCTCCGGTGGACCTATGGAGGCAGGTATCTACAATGATAAAAAATATGACCTTGTGGATGCCATGGTCATGGGTGCAGATGAATCCATAGCCGATGAAGATATGTTTAACATAGAGAGACTGGCCTGCCCCACCTGTGGTTCCTGCTCCGGCATGTTTACCGCCAATTCTATGAACTGTCTCAACGAGGCTCTGGGACTTGCTCTTCCGGGAAACGGCACGATTGTAGCTACGCATAAGAACAGAGAAAGGCTTTTTGAGAAGGCTGCTGAGCGTATATGCGAGATGGTAGAAGCTTATTATTACAATGGCGACAATTCTGTGCTTCCGCGCTCCATTGCAACACGTGAGGCTTTTCTCAATGCCATAGCACTTGATATTGCCATGGGAGGTTCTACCAATACTGTACTTCATACTCTGGCTATTGCCAATGAGGGAGATGTGGATTTTACTCTCAAGGACATAGAAGAGCTCTCTAGAAAGATTCCATGTATCTGTAAGGTGGCTCCCAATTCTCATTACCATATAGAGGATGTAAACCGCGCAGGCGGTATTCTCGGCATTCTCGGTGAGCTGGACAGGAAGGGGCTTATCAACACCAGTGTAAAGCGCGCAGACGGACTTACCCTGCGAGAAGCCATAGATAAATACGATATAATGCGGCCTACTGTAACGGACGAAGCAAAGAAGCTGTATGCAAGTGCAGCTCTAGGAAAACCCAGCCTCAAGATGGGCAGTCAGGAGGCTTATTACAAGGAGCTTGATACGGACAGGATAAAAGGCTGCATAAGGGACGTAGAGCATGCCTACTATCCTGACGGAGGGCTTGCTATTTTATACGGCAATATTGCACGCCGCGGCTGCGTGGTAAAGACAGCAGGTGTGGACGAATCCATATTCAAGTTCAAAGGACCTGCAAAGGTGTTTGAATCTCAGGAAGAAGCCTGCGAAGGCATTCTCAATCCGGAAAGAGTAAAAGCAGGGGATGTTGTGGTTATTCGCTATGAAGGACCCAAGGGAGGACCTGGCATGCAGGAGATGCTCTACCCTACTTCCTACATCAAGTCCCGCCATCTTGGTAAAGAATGTGCGCTCATAACAGACGGGAGATTTAGCGGTGGAACAAGCGGCCTATCCATTGGCCACATATCTCCTGAGGCTGCAGCAGGAGGAGAGCTAGCTCTGGTAGAAGACGGGGACATCATAGAGATAGACATACCGGCAAGAAGTATCAATGTTCTTCTGTCAGACGAAGAGCTTGCAGCAAGAAAGAAAAAACAGGAGAGTCGCGAGAGCCCCTATACCCCGCTCAAGCGCAAAAGAGAAGTCTCTAGAGCACTCAAGACCTATGCACTTCTTGCAACATCCGCAGATACCGGCGCAGTAAGAAGACTGCCTGACGAAAAATAG